From the genome of Anopheles moucheti chromosome 3, idAnoMoucSN_F20_07, whole genome shotgun sequence, one region includes:
- the LOC128301416 gene encoding V-type proton ATPase subunit D 1 translates to MSSKDRIPIFPSRGAQMQMKARLAGAHKGHGLLKKKADALQMRFRMILSKIIETKTLMGEVMKEAAFSLAEAKFASGDFNQVVLQNVTKAQIKIRTKKDNVAGVTLPVFESYQDGSDTYELTGLAKGGQQLQKLKKNYQSAVKLLVELASLQTSFVTLDEVIKITNRRVNAIEHVIIPRIDRTLAYIISELDELEREEFYRLKKIQDKKRIAKKKAEEKRAALLQEGIDVRSQANILDEGDDDILF, encoded by the exons cgcccaaatgcaaatgaaagcTCGCCTTGCAGGTGCCCACAAGGGTCACGGGCTTTTGAAGAAGAAGGCTGATGCGCTCCAGATGCGTTTCAGAATGATTTTAAGTAAAATTATCGAG ACCAAGACATTGATGGGTGAAGTAATGAAAGAGGCGGCTTTCTCACTAGCAGAGGCTAAGTTTGCTTCGGGTGATTTCAACCAAGTCGTATTACAAAATGTCACTAAGGCCCAAATCAAGATTCGCACCAAGAAGGATAACGTTGCTGGAGTTacgctaccagttttcgagtctTATCAAGATGGTTCGGACACCTACGAACTGACCGGTTTGGCAAAGGGTGGACAACAACtccaaaaattgaaaaagaactACCAAAGCGCTGTTAAGTTGCTAGTAGAGTTGGCATCGCTTCAAACGTCGTTCGTTACACTAGACGAAGTCATCAAAATCACCAATCGTCGTGTCAATGCAATCGAGCATG TTATTATACCTAGAATCGACCGCACACTGGCATACATCATATCAGAACTGGATGAATTGGAACGCGAAGAATTCTATCGCTTGAAGAAAATTCAG GACAAGAAACGTATCGCCAAGAAGAAAGCGGAGGAAAAACGAGCAGCTCTGTTGCAAGAAGGCATAGATGTGCGCAGCCAAGCAAACATCTTAGACGAAGGCGACGATGATATTCTGTTCTAA